A region of the Planktothrix serta PCC 8927 genome:
ATTATTTCTCATTTTCATGCGGATCATATTGGGGGATTAAAAGATTTTCCTAAAGCAGAATTTATTTGTTTTCAGTCGGGTTATAATGCGATTAAAAATAAACAGGGTTTGAGTGCGTTAAAAGCGGGTTTTTTAGCGGGTTTAATGCCAGAGAATTTTGAAGATCTGGTAATTTTTGTTGAAAATAGTAATAAGATAAAATTACCGAATAATTTTGCCCCTTTTGACCAGGGGTTTGATTTATTCGGAGATGGTCGTTTAATTGCAATTGAATTACCGGGTCATGCGGTCGGACAACTGGGTTTATATTTAACGGATAATAGCGGACAACAGTATTTTTTAATTGCGGATGCTTGTTGGTTGAGTCGTGCGTATCAAGAATTAATTTATCCTCAACGAATTGCCGATTTATTGTTTGCAGACAAAAGAGCCTATCGACAGACATTAAAAAAAATTAATCAGTTATATCGAAATAATCCTGATCTTAAAATTGTTCCCTCCCATAGTTCTATTAAGGATTAATATTAAGTAGGATGCTGACACTGCTGTCTAACTGTTTAACGGAATTTCAATTAAAAACTCAGTTCCTACTCCTAATGTAGAAAAACACTGGAGTTCTCCCCGATGTTTATCCGTGACTAAATGATAGGCGAGGGATAATCCTAAACCTGTTCCTTTTCCCTGTAATTGGGGGGTAATAAACGGATCAAAAATACCTTGGCGTTCTGGATCTGACATTCCAATTCCATTATCAGAAATAGAGATAGCAACGGTATTTTTCTCCTGTAAATAGGTACGAATTTTAATCTGAGGTTGATCCGTTAAATCTCCCTTAGAACTGGTGGCTTCTAAACGATCAATTGTATAGGTTAGTAAATTCATAAACACTTGATTCAGTTGTCCGGCATAGCACTCTACTTTGGGTAAAACACTATACTCTTTAATCAGGGTAATACTCGGTCGTCCGGCTTTAGCTTGGAGACGATTTTGTAAGATTAAGATCGTACTATCTAAGCCTTCATGAATATCAACATATTTCATTTGAGATTCGTCTAAACGAGTGAAATGACGCAGCGATCGCACGACATCTCGAATTCGTTCTGCTCCCACTTTCATCGACTCTAACATCCGAGGTAAATCCTGTTTTAAAAAGTTTAAATTTACCTCTTCCATCTCATCGGCAATTTCAGGAACAACTTGAGGATAATACTGTTGATATAACCCCAATAAATTAATTAAATCCTCAATATAATTTTTGGCATGGGAAATATTTCCCGAAATAAAATTAACCGGATTATTAATTTCATGGGCAATTCCCGCCACTAACTGCCCCAAACTTGACATTTTTTCCGTTTGAATCAGTTGGGTTTGAGTGCGTTGAAGCTGAGTTAAAAGTTCTTCTAACTCGGCTCGTCGTTTGGCTTCTTGTCCTTCACTTTGGCGTAAAGCCTGTTCCATTTGTTGGCGTTCAGTAATATCTAATCCCACAAACACCGCCGCCGATCCGCGATGATATTTTTGAGCCACAATTAAATAAGTGTAAGGAACTCCTCGAACATTGGCGGTAATTTCTCTCGAACTTTTCCAAGTCTCTTCGGCAAAAAATTCATAGACAAATTCATTAAATTTGGGGCTATTTTGGAGAAATCCCACTTCTTTCCCTAAAAATTCTTCCGCCGGAACATTGTAAGAATTGGCTAAATGACGATTTACCCCTAAATATTTCAAATCCGAACTAATCCAAGAAACTAACCCCGGTACTGCATTTAATACGGCTTCTAATTGATCCTTTGAGGCTAAAACCGCAGAGGACGTTGCTTTTCGATCAGAAATATCATAAGCAAAACCACAAATTAAAGGTAAACAGGGAACACAAGCCGCGCCGAATTCTGTGGGAATAGTTAACCCCGGTTCACCAGACTGTAATTCCAAATAATTAATTTTAAAATCAACCGGGAAAATTGAACCGGATTTTTTTTGATGACGGGATTCAAACGTTAATGCTCCAGTTTGTTTTAATTCTTGGCAATATTCTTGCCAAACCACAGGGGTTAAATCTCGATCAATATCATGAATATTCAGTTTTAGCAATTCACTTTGAGTATAACCCAACATCCGACAGGCAGATTGATTGACATAACAAAACCGACCGTCTAAAGTCATCCAAAAAATGGCATCTGTTGCCTGATCAAACGCGATTTGAGTCAGTTGTAACCTTTCTTGTAACTGTTTTTGAGAGGTAATGACTTCAATGGCTAAAATTAATCCGCCGATGGTTCCTGATGCCGTTTGCCAAGGTTGAACCGTCCATTTACTCCATTCTATTAAACCATTCGCTAGAGGTTGGGAGGTTTCGAGTTCCCACCGAGATAATTTTCCAGCTAAACAATATTGAGCATTTTGATACCAAATTTCGGGTAAATTCGGAAACCATTGTTGATGGGAACAACCGATTAAATTAGGCTGTCCTGCACCATATTCCTGTTGCCATTGACGGGATACTGCTAAATACTGAAGTTGGGGGTCAACCATTGCCATCGCTGTCGGTAAATATTCGACAAAATGACGGAAATAATCTTCCTCGCCTGTTGCAGAAACAGGGGAAGAAATCAACTCACCTGGGGGGTCAGGAGGGTTAAAAATTGTAGTGGGTTGAATTTGCCTTTTGTTCACGGTTTGGCACTCCCTCAGTCAAAATTGGGTCAAGAACACTGATCCATTTGTCAATACAAGATGGAAGACATTGATTTCAGAAATAGAGTTTAAAATGAAAGATTAACCCGGTGAGGGGTGTTACCCTCCATTGTATGATTAATTACACCCCTTTGTCTATAAATCCTCTTGGCTTACCCTCATAATTCCCTGAAATCAGGGCAGCTTACACAATTAATAAATTTTTTTTCTAAATTAATTGTGATCTCTGATACTGAAACTTAAATTAATCATTAATGTAATGTAACTCATGTTCAATAGAGATTTCCTCTATCGGGAGTTAAGTCAAGTATTATTAACAAAAATTAAAGCTTCATCGTCGGGTAAGAGGGGGCTAAAGCCCTGACTACAGGGGATCAGAACGGACTCCAATTCAGTAAAAAATAAATCCCTTGTTCCTGTAAGCTGCGATCGCTGGACTCTATTTGAATTAACGGTATACCCCAGTCGATGCGTGCGGTTAGGCGATCGCCATATTGCCACCTTAATCCTAACCCAACTGACAATAAGGTGCGATCGGGTAATTCCAATTCTCCCGGTACGTTCCAAGCTTGACCAAAATCCATAAAGGGTGTGAGTTGTAAGACTCCCAAACCATTTCGGGTGCGAAGCAGGGGATAACGCAATTCTGCGGAGGCAAAAATCACGTTATCGCGTAACAAGACATCTTGACGATAGCCGCGCACACTCTCCTCCCCTCCCAGTCCCATTTGTTCTAAGGGGAGTAATTCTTGGTTTGTGAGTTGAACATCAGACCGCAGTAAAAACAGGGTATCGGGTGCTAATAACCGTACCCATTGCGCTTGACCTCGCCAAGCAAAATATTGACTATCGGGTTGATCGGAACTCAGGGTTGCATCTAAAAGTCCGACCCCAAAACTTAATTGCGATCGCACCGCAAACACTTGTTTTGGCCCCTGATTGGTGTATTCTTGAGAAAACCTCAAAATTGAAAGCCGCGTTTTCCCGTCCTCCTCTGCGCCTCTGGACAGGGGAAAACCCACCCCTAAAATACTGGTATCACTTTCCCGACGCGCAAAGGTTAATCCTAATGCGAGTTCTTCTGTTGGTGTTTGAATAATGGGTTGACGAAATCGCAATTCATAAGTCCGACTATTAGCTTTAATATCTAAATCGTCGAAAGGAGGTTCTACAATTCGACTATTTGTAGAGTTAAAATAAAGTCCTAATGTTGTATTGCGAGAGGTAATCGGAAACGTATATAAAACATCAACAATATTACTGCCCTGAGTATTACTATAGGACAGATTTAATTGATCGCCCTGTCCGAATAAATTCCCTTCGCTGACTTCAATTCCCCGTTCCCAGGAACCCACCGTCGGAGAACGATTATTATCTGTAAATAGATTAACATCAAAAGTTTTTGCTGTCTTAAAGGTAATATTGAGAATACTTTCACCCGGCTCAGTTCCTGTTGCTAATTCCGCAGAAATCGTTTCTACAACTGGGTCAAGTTGTAGTAATTGCAAGGCTCGTAAAAGACGTTGTTGATTAAACGGTTGACGAGTAACTAATTCTAATCGACTTTTAACATAGTTGGGGTTTAAACGTCCCTTTCCCTGAATATTAATTTGAGAGATTTTTCCTTCTAAAATTGAAAGGGTAACAATTCCATTGGTTAAAGTTTGCGGAGGAATTAACGCACCCGAAGTAATATAACCCTGATCAATATATAAATTTGTCACCGCCGAACGCGCTTGTAATAATTCGGTAAAGGTAATCGGATGACCGACAAACGGTTGTGTAATTTCAGCTAATTTTTGATCGCTAAAAACCGTATTTCCTTCAAATTCAAACCGTTCAATGGTAATAGTATTTGGAGTGTCAGGAAGTTGTTCTGGAGTTATCGGTAGAGGCGCCGATGGCGGAAGCAAAGGTTCTGGGGGAGGTAACGGGGGAGAAAGTTGGGGTTCTGGGAGTGAAGGTTGAGGAGGAATCGGTATAATTAAAGGTTCGGGAGGCAAAGATTCAGGAATTTGAGTTTGCACAGGAGAATTGACTTCAGCCAAGGCAGAATTTACTTGTAAAATTAGGATGAAAAATTGAGAATAGACGAAAAAACACACCAACAATTTCAGATGGAATTTAAGCTGATAAAAAGAGGGATTTTTTATCCAATGGAAATATAAAAAAGATGGCATAAAAAAATATAGAAATCCGGTATTACTCTAGTTTTAGAACAAAAGGGAGCAAGAATACGAAAACATTCAGAGCATGAATATTACGTCAACAGTTAACCCCCGTGTAGTCCTATTGATTTCTCTATTCAATGCAGTTAATCTAAATCCTGATTGTTATCCATTTTTAACTTTTGCAACAAATTAAGATCATAATTGTTGATTATTTTGTTTAAAGAGTCTTCTTCTTCTCTTATAATCAGGAATTAGGCTACTCCTGAACAGCAATTGAGTCAAATCTTTACTATGACGGTTTATCAAGTCCGCTTAATCAATGAATCTCAAGGTTTAGATTGTACCATTGCGGTTCCTGATGATCAATATATTCTCGATATTGCAGAAGACAATGGAATTCGTCTACCATCAGGATGTAAACAAGGAGATTGTTCGGTCTGCGTCGCCAAACTCCTCAACGGTCAAGTTGATCAAAGTGAACAAAAATTTCTCCGTCCTGCGGAAATTGCTATCGGGTATACTGTAACCTGTGTTGCTTATCCGCGTTCAGATTGTACTCTCTATACCCATCAAGAACAAGTTTTATATCAATCGTCTCTCTATCATCAACCGAATTCAGATGGTTTTTAATCCCTTGATTTCTCCCTAAATTAACTGTTAATACTCAACTCTTTTTGATTAACATGGATCGTTTTTTATACGAAAAATCTATTTCTTATCAAGGGCATTTAATTATTCCCTTTGTTCGAGTAACGGTGAGTGATAAAAAAATTTATTCTTATATTTTATTATCCCAATTAGGACATAAAGGAAAATACCACAAATCTGAAAATCCAGCCGATCTCTATTGTAGTCAACTCGAAAAAATTATCGAAATTGCCCAGGATCATTTAGATCAATATTCCGATACTGTTCCCAAATCAGATTATTTTCAATATCGATACACCTATCAAAATGATTTAATTGTGATTTATCAAGAAGCCGGAAAATATTTTTACGACCATTATAAACCCTATAGTTTAAATAATGTTGCCGCCCCTAAACTTTTCCCCTCAGAACAAGACTGTATTAACTGGGTCAAAGCCGGATTAGATCGTTCTGGTACAATCAGTTAGTAGAAATGTACTCCCCGTTAAGCTGTTAAAATGCGGATGGCGAGACTCGAACTCGCAAGGGAGACCCACACGCCCCTCAAACGTGCGCGTATACCAATTCCGCCACATCCGCTTCTAAACACTGCGTTTAATTTCGCAGCTAATTTACTAATATAGCACAGCTTCCTCAAAATGTCACCCCCCTTGACAATTTTTTTCTAAACCCCCAAATGATCACGGATTTAGAGGGATTTCACGGATTTCACGGATTTGTAGGGCCGGGTTAACGTCAACCGTCAACCGCCAACATCTAACACCCTCTTTTCGTGATGACCAAAATCCTTTATCCTAACTAATGGTGAACAGCAACAGCAATAGCAATAGCAATAGCAACAAAAGATGCGATTCTCAAAAATCTTAATTGCCAATCGAGGGGAAATAGCCTTACGGATTCTTCGCACCTGCGAGGAGATGGGCATTGCGACGGTTGCTGTTCATTCAACGGTAGATCGCACGGCCCTCCATGTCCAACTGGCCGATGAAGCCGTTTGTATCGGGGAACCCAGCAGCAGTAAAAGCTATTTGAATATTCCCAATATTATCGCCGCAGCCCTGACTCGCAACGCCACAGCCCTTCATCCCGGCTATGGGTTTTTATCCGAAAATGCCCGATTTGCGGAAATTTGCGCCGATCATGAGATTGCCTTTATTGGCCCCACACCCAGCGCAATTCGGTCAATGGGAGACAAATCAACGGCCAAAGAAACCATGCAGCGTGTCGGGGTTCCTACTGTCCCCGGTAGTGATGGACTCGTGACCGACGAAAAGGAAGCCCTGCAACTGGCCCAAAAAATTGGTTATCCGGTGATTATTAAAGCCACGGCGGGTGGTGGGGGTCGGGGAATGCGGTTAGTCCGGGAAGATAAAGAGCTTCCTAAACTATTTGCCGCCGCCCAAGGGGAAGCCGAAGCCGCCTTTGGAAATCCGGGGGTTTATTTAGAGAAATTTATTGAACGTCCTCGCCATATTGAAATTCAGATTTTAGCTGATAATTATGGCAATGTGATTTACTTGGGAGAACGGGATTGTTCGATTCAACGACGTCACCAAAAACTATTAGAAGAAGCACCCAGTCCGGTGATGACTCCCAAACTTCGGCAAAAAATGGGAATGGCGGCCGTAAAAGCGGCGAAATCTATTAATTATACTGGGGCGGGAACGATTGAATTTTTAGTTGATCAGTCGGGAAATTTCTATTTTATGGAAATGAATACTCGGATTCAAGTTGAACATCCGGTTACGGAAATGATCACCGGATTAGATTTAATTGCTGAACAAATTCGCATCGCCCAAGGAGAAAAATTATCCTTAACTCAAGATAAAGTTCAACTGCGGGGTCATTCTATAGAATGTCGGATTAATGCTGAAGATCCTGACCATAATTTCCGCCCCCACCCCGGACGAATTAGTGGCTATTTACCCCCCGGAGGAAATGGGGTGAGAGTTGATT
Encoded here:
- the accC gene encoding acetyl-CoA carboxylase biotin carboxylase subunit → MRFSKILIANRGEIALRILRTCEEMGIATVAVHSTVDRTALHVQLADEAVCIGEPSSSKSYLNIPNIIAAALTRNATALHPGYGFLSENARFAEICADHEIAFIGPTPSAIRSMGDKSTAKETMQRVGVPTVPGSDGLVTDEKEALQLAQKIGYPVIIKATAGGGGRGMRLVREDKELPKLFAAAQGEAEAAFGNPGVYLEKFIERPRHIEIQILADNYGNVIYLGERDCSIQRRHQKLLEEAPSPVMTPKLRQKMGMAAVKAAKSINYTGAGTIEFLVDQSGNFYFMEMNTRIQVEHPVTEMITGLDLIAEQIRIAQGEKLSLTQDKVQLRGHSIECRINAEDPDHNFRPHPGRISGYLPPGGNGVRVDSHVYTDYEIPPYYDSLIGKLIVWGPDRPTAILKMKRALREFAITGVPTTIGFHQRILETPEFLRGEIYTNFVEQMMKRGD
- a CDS encoding PAS domain S-box protein; translated protein: MNKRQIQPTTIFNPPDPPGELISSPVSATGEEDYFRHFVEYLPTAMAMVDPQLQYLAVSRQWQQEYGAGQPNLIGCSHQQWFPNLPEIWYQNAQYCLAGKLSRWELETSQPLANGLIEWSKWTVQPWQTASGTIGGLILAIEVITSQKQLQERLQLTQIAFDQATDAIFWMTLDGRFCYVNQSACRMLGYTQSELLKLNIHDIDRDLTPVVWQEYCQELKQTGALTFESRHQKKSGSIFPVDFKINYLELQSGEPGLTIPTEFGAACVPCLPLICGFAYDISDRKATSSAVLASKDQLEAVLNAVPGLVSWISSDLKYLGVNRHLANSYNVPAEEFLGKEVGFLQNSPKFNEFVYEFFAEETWKSSREITANVRGVPYTYLIVAQKYHRGSAAVFVGLDITERQQMEQALRQSEGQEAKRRAELEELLTQLQRTQTQLIQTEKMSSLGQLVAGIAHEINNPVNFISGNISHAKNYIEDLINLLGLYQQYYPQVVPEIADEMEEVNLNFLKQDLPRMLESMKVGAERIRDVVRSLRHFTRLDESQMKYVDIHEGLDSTILILQNRLQAKAGRPSITLIKEYSVLPKVECYAGQLNQVFMNLLTYTIDRLEATSSKGDLTDQPQIKIRTYLQEKNTVAISISDNGIGMSDPERQGIFDPFITPQLQGKGTGLGLSLAYHLVTDKHRGELQCFSTLGVGTEFLIEIPLNS
- a CDS encoding 2Fe-2S iron-sulfur cluster-binding protein: MTVYQVRLINESQGLDCTIAVPDDQYILDIAEDNGIRLPSGCKQGDCSVCVAKLLNGQVDQSEQKFLRPAEIAIGYTVTCVAYPRSDCTLYTHQEQVLYQSSLYHQPNSDGF
- a CDS encoding ShlB/FhaC/HecB family hemolysin secretion/activation protein translates to MPSFLYFHWIKNPSFYQLKFHLKLLVCFFVYSQFFILILQVNSALAEVNSPVQTQIPESLPPEPLIIPIPPQPSLPEPQLSPPLPPPEPLLPPSAPLPITPEQLPDTPNTITIERFEFEGNTVFSDQKLAEITQPFVGHPITFTELLQARSAVTNLYIDQGYITSGALIPPQTLTNGIVTLSILEGKISQINIQGKGRLNPNYVKSRLELVTRQPFNQQRLLRALQLLQLDPVVETISAELATGTEPGESILNITFKTAKTFDVNLFTDNNRSPTVGSWERGIEVSEGNLFGQGDQLNLSYSNTQGSNIVDVLYTFPITSRNTTLGLYFNSTNSRIVEPPFDDLDIKANSRTYELRFRQPIIQTPTEELALGLTFARRESDTSILGVGFPLSRGAEEDGKTRLSILRFSQEYTNQGPKQVFAVRSQLSFGVGLLDATLSSDQPDSQYFAWRGQAQWVRLLAPDTLFLLRSDVQLTNQELLPLEQMGLGGEESVRGYRQDVLLRDNVIFASAELRYPLLRTRNGLGVLQLTPFMDFGQAWNVPGELELPDRTLLSVGLGLRWQYGDRLTARIDWGIPLIQIESSDRSLQEQGIYFLLNWSPF
- a CDS encoding MBL fold metallo-hydrolase: MVEITFLKAGYCTHPEAMVLPGSSWKSMVFPALFALIDHPMGLILFDTGYSERFYQETQHLPQKLYAWLTPVYLEPQESAIYQLKLLGIQPKDIKYIIISHFHADHIGGLKDFPKAEFICFQSGYNAIKNKQGLSALKAGFLAGLMPENFEDLVIFVENSNKIKLPNNFAPFDQGFDLFGDGRLIAIELPGHAVGQLGLYLTDNSGQQYFLIADACWLSRAYQELIYPQRIADLLFADKRAYRQTLKKINQLYRNNPDLKIVPSHSSIKD